One genomic window of Lytechinus variegatus isolate NC3 chromosome 1, Lvar_3.0, whole genome shotgun sequence includes the following:
- the LOC121408411 gene encoding beta-1,3-galactosyltransferase 5-like has translation MLSKKRAIIYIVLAYTVFAFFYLFGPTILHLDSPLETRSKKKDDTTTIDRHVTTTQSMPDNVGDKVKGTPASIQKPSSRKALGWRNKFHWESKIDQHGYRVLINPRNKCKQSENITLLILVKTRMSSIRERNMIRETYGQGIVKYNVSATIIFLLGRESTHTSVAQVDLQKEADLHGDILQEDFIDTYYNLTIKLIMGFKWASTSCSNTYFVMSTDDDCIVDVVNLANDLEANTSSTFLSKFALAERAINWVPHRDPGDKWYTPRELYSADRWLPFPRGYGYVVSREVAHLLYQASQKIAPPAPWDDVYCGILLHSLGIEMQDIKVWFKTKHTHAPSRAPLKVQDHYVMGVNGNAMNMMTTWTAVENRYQK, from the coding sequence ATGCTGTCCAAAAAGAGAGCAATAATTTACATCGTTCTTGCTTACACGGTGTTtgcatttttctatttattcggGCCAACAATTTTGCATCTGGATAGTCCGCTTGAAACTCGTTCTAAAAAGAAAGATGATACGACTACTATAGACCGCCATGTTACTACTACACAGAGCATGCCAGATAATGTTGGTGACAAAGTCAAAGGAACCCCTGCCTCGATCCAAAAACCTTCCTCTAGAAAGGCACTTGGTTGgagaaataaatttcattggGAGTCCAAAATAGACCAGCATGGCTATCGCGTCCTCATTAACCCTCGGAATAAATGCAAGCAGTCGGAAAATATAACTTTGCTTATCCTCGTCAAGACAAGAATGAGTAGCATAAGAGAGAGGAATATGATCAGAGAAACGTATGGTCAGGGGATAGTGAAGTATAATGTGTCTGCAACTATTATATTTCTACTTGGAAGAGAAAGTACACATACTTCAGTTGCACAGGTTGATCTCCAGAAGGAGGCTGATCTACACGGAGATATTCTTCAAGAGGACTTCATAGATACCTACTACAATCTAACCATCAAACTTATTATGGGCTTCAAATGGGCATCGACATCCTGCAGTAATACTTACTTTGTAATGTCAACAGATGATGATTGCATCGTCGACGTCGTTAACCTTGCCAATGATCTCGAAGCAAACACATCTTCGACGTTTCTTTCGAAGTTTGCCTTGGCCGAGCGAGCTATCAACTGGGTTCCGCACCGCGATCCTGGTGATAAGTGGTACACTCCACGGGAATTGTATTCGGCTGATCGCTGGTTACCCTTTCCTCGAGGATACGGTTATGTTGTTTCCAGGGAGGTGGCTCACCTTCTTTACCAAGCTTCTCAGAAGATTGCTCCTCCTGCACCCTGGGATGATGTCTACTGTGGTATACTCTTACATTCATTGGGGATAGAGATGCAAGATATCAAAGTTTGGTTTAAGACCAAGCATACACATGCACCATCAAGAGCACCATTGAAGGTTCAGGACCACTATGTGATGGGGGTAAATGGAAATGCAATGAACATGATGACCACATGGACGGCAGTTGAAAATAGGTACCAGAAATAA